The Akkermansia muciniphila genome includes the window TGGCTGGGGCGCGTGCTGGGCCTCTTCGGCAGGAAGAACTCCTGATCAATCTCTATCCCAATCAAAAACCATGCTGGACTTTTCTCCCCAGGCCCCGTCCGGATTATCCGGAAAAATCTGCCTGTGCGGCATCGGCTCCGCAGGAACCAAGGTGATGGAGGAAGTGCTGCTGCTGGCTCCGCAGGAGGTTTCCGTGTGCGCCATGAACCTGGACGCCCGCCTGCTGAACGCCTCAGCCGTTCCGTGCAAGGTCCATCTGGGGGCCAGGCTTACCCGGGGGCTGGGTTCCGGCGGGGATGCCTCCGCAGGGGCGCAGGCTGCCTGTGAAAGTGAATCCTCCATCCTCCGTGCGCTGGAAGGCAGTGCGCTGACCGTCCTTGCCGCGGGGCTGGGAGGCGGGACGGGCTCCGGCGTGGCGCCGGAAGTGGCGCGGCTGGCCAAGGAGCAGGGCTCCTACGTCGTCAGCGTCGTTATCCGCCCCTTCCGGTTTGAGGGGAAACGGCGCGCTGCCCAGGCGGATGAAGCTTTATCCCGGCTGGCCCTGTATTCCGACATGGTGCTGCGGTTTGACAATGACGCCATGGAAAGCCTCATTGACCCTGACAGGGGAGTGCTGGAAGCCTTTTCCGTGGTCAATGCCCTCATTGCCCGCGCCGTGCTCATCGTGCCGTCCCTGCTGAACTCTTCCGGAAGCCTGCTCCGCGTGGGGCTGGATGACCTGCTCCGCGTGGCCGGAACGGGGAAGGGAATCTGCTCCTTCGGCGTAGGGGAAGCGTCCGCGGACACTTCCACGGCGGACATGCTGGACCAGGTCCGGCACTCTCCCCTTTTCCTGGAAAAACGGCTGGGGGAAGTGGATGACGTTCTGGTGCTGGTGCGCGGCGGCAGTTCACTGACTTTGCGCCGCCTGGAAGCCCTGGCGGGCGGAGTGGCGGAAATCCTGGGGAATGGCGTGCGCCTCCATATCGGCGCCTCCGTGGCGGAGCAGCCGGAAGACCGCCTGTCCCTGACCGTGCTGGGCGTGGTGCCCGTGGAGGAACCGTCGGGTTCTCCCGCTCCTGCCCCCGTTCTCCGTCAGGAAACAGCGGCTCCGGCGGTACTTGTACCGGAAGAAGAACCTTTTATCGGAGAGGGGAAAACCCTCATTCAACCTGTTGCTCCTTCTGTTGCCTCTGAACCGGAACGGCGTCCGGAGCCGGAACCTCCCGTTGCCGTCCCCTCCGTTCCCCCCGTCGCCAGAAGGGATGACCGTGAACTGGAAGAAGAACTGGTGCCCGTCAGGCCTGTGCCGGACGTGGAGGAAACGCCCCCGGAATCTGCTTCCGTTGCGGAAGCGTCCGGAGCGGCTGGGGAACCGGAAGAAGAGCTTCTCCCGGTTCCGGACATCAAGGCGCTGGAAGAAGGAACTCCTCCGGAAGAAGGAGAGGAAGAACGCGCAGGACACGGGCTGTTTGCGCGGGTGCGCCCCCTCATCCTGGACGGGGAAGACCTGGATCTGCCCCCGGCGCTGCGGAAAAAGAAACCGGACCCGAGCTGATGCCCTCCCCCCGTACGTCCCGGGTTTGGTTTTGGGCGCTGGTTGCCGCCGCCCTTCTGTATGTGGCTCTGGTCAGTTGGTGGAGTCCGCTTACCTCTGACACGTACCACCATGCCCTGACGGGCATGGAACACCGCTTCTCCTTCAGCCTGGTCGGGGAACGCTGTGCGGCATCCTACATGACCTGGAACCCCAGAATCGGGGAATACCTGGCGTTTGCCGTGGCTACGGCGGGCAAATGGCTCTTCATTCTGGTTAATCCCTTTATCCAGGCGGGCATGGCGCTGATGATGTTTTATCTGGCCGCCGGGCGCAGGGTGGACCCCCGTTCCTGGCCGGACGTCCGGCTCTTCGGATTGGGGCTGCTCCTGCTTTTCACCTGTACGGCCCGTCCCGGCGTCACCATTTACTGGCTCTCCGGCGCAACCAATTATTCCTGGGCTGCCGCCCTTTGGCTGGGCTTCCTGTGCCTGTACCGCGGACTGCTGGAAAAGCGGGAAGACGGCTGGAAAAAGTGGACCGCTGTGCTGGCGCTGGGCTTCCTGGCGGGCATGACCAATGAAAACAACATTCCGGGCACCTGGCTTCTGCTGGGAGCCTTGTTCATCTTCGTGCGCCTGGTTCGGAAAAGAAAACTTCCGCTGTGGTTTTATGCGGGTTTGGCGGCGCAGGTGGCGGGTTCCCTGTGCATGCTGCTGGCTCCCGGCGTTTCCGCCCGGATGAACTCCGCCGCGCCCGGCTGCGCGGAACCGCTCTCCGGCGTGTGGGACAGGCTGGAAGCCGTTCCCGTGCTTCTCCTCCGGATGCATGAATACCTGGCCCTTCCCCTGCTGCTGGGCGCGGCTGCTGCCTGGATACTCTGGAAATGCTTCCGCCGGGACCGGAACTCCCTGCGGCCATGGAAAACCCAGATTGGAGCGGCTGCGGCATATATTTTGACGGCATACGCCATGGCTCTCTCCTTTGCCGCCGCCGTTGTTCCGGCGGACCATGCCATGTTCTCCGCCACCCTGCTGTTCGGCATTGGCGTGCTGGCACTCCTCCGTGCCTGGTACGGCATTCCCTGCGCCATGCCGCGGCCCCGTATCTTTACAGCCGTTTTTCTGGTTCTGTCCGGACTGTGCGTTCTCTCCACCCTTCATGACCACCTGCTCCTGTTCCGCCAGCATGAAAAGCGCGTCCGGCTGATTCTGGAACAGAAAAAGGCAGGCGTTCAGGAGGTCGTTGTTCCTTCCCTGTTGCCTCCTTCCCCCTGGTGCTCCTTCATCTTCTGGGTGGACCTGTCCCAAAACCCGGATGACTACGTCAACCGCGGAGCGGCCATGTATTACGGGATCAAGAATATCCGCACATTTGATGCAGTATCTGACGGAAAGTCTCTTCCATAATTCTGGCGGACGGCTCATTCCAATCCACGCACCCCGTGTGGGATGCAACCGGGAAAAATGCTAAGTATTTTGAGTTCAGCAAAGTTTCAATCCACGCATCCCGTATGGGATGCGACGAGGAGAATAATGGAGAGGAGGGCGAGGAGCTGTGTTTCAATCCACGCATCCCGTATGGGATGCGACGTATCCCCTCCCCACATTACTCGTGCTGGGACGAGTTTCAATCCACGCATCCCGTATGGGATGCGACCCCAGTACGATGTACGCGTTGCCAAGGTGTTGTTGTTTCAATCCACGCATCCCGTATGGGATGCGACAGCGGGAGCGCGGTTGCTGGCGCGGGAGGATGAAGTTTCAATCCACGCATCCCGTATGGGATGCGACGGTTTGGAAGTTAACAGTTGATGGTCAGTGGTGCAGTTGCCGTTTTGCGCCAACCTGTTATCGTGCTGTTATTTTCAAGTCCGTAGTTTTTATTCCAATGATGTCAATGTACTTAAATCAAGGCTTTATGAAAACCGCCGGTCTGCCGGGAATTTCCTGTGAGCCTGGGGTTGGCGCAAGCAGGGGGAAGGAGGCTTCATCTGCCCTCATCTGCCTGCTGGCCGCGTTGGGTTCAAGTTTATCCGGAACGGGTGAAGGAGTCCAGTTTCCTTTCCCGTATGGAGTTGGGGCCGCGTAGATTCCGGTTTTTAATTCATCGGAATCCCGTAGGAGTGCAGTTTTTTGAATTCGCCGCTTTTGGGGCCTTCGTCGGTAACGCCGTTGTTGGGGGCGGCGTAGGTGTCCAGCGTCATGGAGTCCGGGTAGATGTTCAGGATGTAGTAGGCCGTGATGCCGGAGCGGTATTGCAGGGTTTTTACCCGTGATCTTGCGGGAAGCAGGAACGGGGCGGGGAGCACCTTGTTGCCGGCGGGGGCGCAGATGAGGGAGGTGAGGGTGTTTTTTCCGTCCGGGGAGGTGATCATGTACAGGTCATGCGCGTGCAGGTGCCCGGTGACGACGAAGCGGACGCCCGCCTCCCGCAGGTTGCGGTAAAAGATGTTCTGCTGTTCCGCCGCACTGTCATTATAGCGGCCCCACAGGCATTCCCGGAATTGCATGGGCGTTTGCAGGGTGCGGTGGGTGAAGACCAGGCAATGGCGCGGTACGGTGTTGGCCTTGCTCCTGTTCTTTTTGATCCACGCGCTGAAGTCCACCATCTGGTCCGGGGCTAGGTCAACGTCCATGAAGTACAGGGAGGCGTTTTTATGGCGGATGCCGTAGTTCAGTTTTCTGGTTGCCAGGCCCCTGGCTCCCTGTTTCCGGGTGGGCAGGAAGAGTTCCCTGAATTGTTCCGCACGGAGGGGGATGGATTCATGGTTGCCGCGCACGGCGTAGAAGGGGATGCCTTTTTCCTCCAGCATCTTGTTGAGTTCCTTGCGTTTGGCTAGCCCGTTGACGGGGGCGCTTCCCTCAATGTCCGCCATGTCTCCCACCTGGATGACCATGTCCACCTGGTGTTTCAGGATTTCTCCGTACAGGGTTTTGATGAAGTTGACGGCTACTCCTTCGCTTCCTTCCATGCGCCTGGGGGAGTCATGCGTGTCGCCGATGATGGCGATTCGCCACGGAGCCGGTTCCTCCCCCTGCACCGTTTGAAACAGAAAGATAAGAAATAGCGCAAGATATTTCATGGCACCCCGTTTTTACAGCCCGTTTGCTTTTCCTGCCAGCAAATTATGCCTGCGGCGGAAAAACACCGTGCGGAGTTTCTCTTTTTCTTCCCGGGGAGGGCGGTTTCCGGTGCGGACGGGAAGAAGCCCGTATTTTTACAGGTATGGAAATAGCCTCCGTTTACCGGAAGGGCCATCATCCGCCCGCAAAGACGCGCCTGCGTTTATTTCCCGTCAAAAGGAAGCCTGGCGGACGCGCGGAAGGACGGAAAAGCCGGGCATGGAACGCTCCATGCGCGGCTTTCGATGAAGTTTGCGGCTCCTGCCGGAGTCCGTTATCAGTGGACTTGCAGGGCTTTGGCCTGTTCTTCCGTAAGCTCCACGCACTGCCAGGGAAGGCCGCGCTTGTTGAGTTCATCCATGAAGGGGTCCGGATCGTTCTGCTCCATGTTGAAGACGCCCGCACCGGACCATTTGCCCGTGAGGATCATTTCCGCGCCGATCATGGCCGGAACCCCCGTGGTGTAGGAGATGGCCTGGGACCCCACTTCTTCAAAGCATTTTTCATGGTCGCAGATGTTGTAGATGTACACGGCCTTGAATTTGCCGTCCTTCACGCCGGTGATGACGTTGCCGATGCAGGTTTTCCCCTTGGTCGTCTTGCCCAGGTCCCCGGGGTCCGGCAGCACGGCTTTCAGGAATTGCAGGGGAATGATTTCCACGCCGTTGTACATGACCGGGTCAATGCGGGTCATGCCCACGTTCTGCAGCACTTCCAGGTGCTTGAGGTAGTTCGGGGAGAAGGACATCCAGAATTGCGCCCTGCGGATGGTGGGGATGTGCTTGACCAGGCTTTCCATTTCCTCATGGTACATGCGGTAGATTTCATACGTGCCCACTTCCTGCGGGCAGGTGAAGCTCTGGTGCATGCTCATGGGGGCGGTTTCCCGGAAGGCGCCGTTTTCCCAGTGGCGGCAGGGGGCCGTCACTTCCCGGATGTTGATTTCCGGGTTGAAGTTGGTGGCGAAGGCCTTGCCGTGGTTGCCGCCATTCACGTCAATGATGTCCAGCGTATGGATTTCATCAAAGTGGTGCTTGAGCGCCCACGCCGTGAAGACGTTGGTGACGCCGGGGTCAAAGCCGGAGCCCAGCAGGGCGAAGAGCCCAGCCTTGCGGAATTTGTCCTGGTACGCCCACTGCCAGGAGTATTCGAATTTGGCTACGTCCCGGGGTTCATAGTTGGCGGTGTCCAGATAGTTGACGCCGGTTTCCAGGCAAGCGTCCATCAGGGTGAGGTCCTGGTAGGGAAGGGCCACGTTGACCAGCAATTGCGGCTTCACCTCCCGGATGAGGGCCACGGTGGAGGGCACGTCGTCCGCATCCACGGCATGGGTGGTGATGCTGACGCCCGTTCTGGCGCGCACGTCGTCCGCAATGGCGTCACATTTGCTTTTCGTGCGGGAGGCCAGATGAATGTTTTGAAAGATTTCCGGCAGCTGGGCGCATTTGTTGGCCACTACATGCCCTACGCCGCCTGCTCCAATGATTAAAACCGTGTTCATGATATGCCCAGTACATAAGTGAAAACACGCTGAAAGGCAATCACGGATTTGGTACGGTAATGACACGCCTTTCCATGGGGCGGAGGATTGTTCCCTCCGCAGGAGGGGCCCGTTTTTCCTGCGGAGGCACGTCATTTTGGAAATTTTCCAAAAATGATTGAACAGGAGATTGACGCAGGCTGTCCGATTCTTCAATATTGAATAATAGATATGATTAGACAAATTCTGCCAATAGTTGTTGCCGCCTGCGTTGCTCCCTGTTTTGCCGCGGAAGGCTGGATTACCGATATGGATGCCGCCAAGAAGCAGGCAGCCGAACAGAAGAAGGATCTCATGATTGAGTTCACCGGTTCCGACTGGTGCCCGCCCTGCATGCAGCTCCGCGCCAACGTGTTCAGCAAGCCTGATTTCCAGAAGGAAGCCTCCAAGGACTTCGTTCTGGTGGAGCTGGATTATCCCCGTAACAAGGAACAGTCCAAGGAAATGAAAGCCGCCAATGACAAGCTGGCCCAGCAGTACGGCGTGCAGGGATTCCCGACGATCGTGTACGCGGATGCTTCCGGCAAGCCGTTCGGCGGTTTTGTGGGCGGCCGTTCCAAGGAAGACGTGATGAAGTCCATGCAGGATGCCTTGAAGAATAAGGAAGCCCTGCAGGCTGCCGAGGCCAATGTGGCCAAGGCTACTACGGATGAAGCCAAGGTTGCTGCCCTGATGGAAGTGCTCAAGCTGGCTCCCCAGGATTATGTGGATACTTTTTACGGCGATGTGAAGGCGGAAATCAAGAAGCTGGACAAGGATGACAAGTCCGGCCTGAAAGCCGCGGACGCCCACGCTGACCAGCTCAAGAAGGAACAGAAGAGCGTGCAGGATTACCTTGCCGGCAAGCTGACGGACAAGACCACGCCTGCGGAAGCCCTCCAGGTGGTGAAGGCCTATCCGGACCGTGACAAGCTCCTGCCGGAAACCCAGCAGGATTTGTTGATGATGGAGTTCGGCACTTACCTGAATTCCACCGGTGACGTGGACGGCGCCGTGCTGATTCTGGACAAGGTTGCCGAATTGGGGCCGGGTTCTGAGGCCGGTCAGCGCGCTCCCCGCATCAAGGCAGGCATCCTTGCCAACAAGGACCAGATCAAGGCCCAGATTGACGCCGCCAAGAAGGCGCAGAGCAAGTAATCTACGCCCCCTTTCCCTTATTCACTGATTAAGGAAAACGGCCCCGCTGCGGTTTCATCCGCGGCGGGGTTTTTATTTTCCGGAGGCGTACCGTTTGCAGGAATGTGAGGAGGACAGGGGTGTTCACCAGGGCTGGAAACCCGCGTTTCCAGCAGTACTGGCCATCCGGGGACAGGAGGGATGAATTGTTTTCCAGAGTAGAAAAGCCGGTCCCGGCGTGAGGCCGGGGCCGGCTTGGCTGAATACTCTCTCCCAACAGGAGAAAAGGGGGTTATTGGAGTTTGATGACGGTGTCCAGGCTGTCCCAGGTTACGCCCGCGGGCAGCGTGATTTTGTATTGGCCGTCTTGCTTTTCCAGCTTGGCGGCTTTTCCGTTTCCGTTGCCGTTCACGATGACGGTTGCTTTCGTGAATTTATCCCCAAGGTCCTTGATGAACAGCGGTTCGGAGCCTTTCAGGGCTTTCCCGTCCTGGGCGATCAGCGGGCTGACGTGGAGATAGACAGTCTTCTTTCCGCTGGCGTCTGTCTTGTAGCAGCTTCCGCCCCAGGGCTGCTCAATGTAGGGACCGCCGCGGGTGTTGTAGATGGCTTCCCGGTAGGGGGCTATCCATTTGCCCATGGACAGGAAGATATTGGCCTGTTCCGGGTCAAAGGCGCCCAGCGGCGTGGGCCCGATGTTGTAGAGCAGGTTGCCGTCCTTGACCGTGTTGTTGATCAGGAATTTGATGGATTTTTCCAGGGGAACGGTTTTTGCCTTGGAGGTGTAGGACCAGTTTCCCGTCCAGCGGGTGCCGGGAATGTTGGCCACCGTCATGCAGCTTTCCCACGGGGTTTTGCTGTTGAACGGCCCCAGCTTGCATTCAGGCGTCAGGAAGTCGCCCTTGAGTTCCTCCAGCAGGTCCTCCCTGTTGCCGCCGCCGCGCGTTCCGTTCATGCGGTTGTTGATCAGGATGTCCGGCTGGTATTGCTTGATGCGCCGCACCATGGTGCGCGGGTCCCACTGGTTGAGGGAGCTGTTGCCCAGGCTGTCAAACCAGAGGACATCCACCTGGCCGTAGCGGGTGAGCAGTTCGCTGAGCTGCCCGAAGTAGTATTCCAGATAGCGGTAGTGCTGGCTGGTCAGGTAGCAGGGGTTGAACCAGTCGCGCCCGGAATAGTAGAAGCCCACTTTTAGCCCGGCGGCACGGGCCGCCGCCGCAAACTGCCCCACGATGTCCTTTTTATAAGGGGTGGCGGCAATCGTGTAAGTATCATAGACGGACGGAAAGTTGCTGAATCCGTCGTGGTGCTTGGTGGTCAGCACGGCGTATTTCATGCCGCTTTTTTTGGCTATGGACATCCACTTGCGGGGATTGTACTGTACGGGGTTGAAGTTCCGGTAGGCGGAGTCATATTCAAAGTCCACGATGTTCTTGTGCCCGCTGGCGCTGTCTTTGGGCCGGGCCGCATTGCGTTCCCAGCTGATTTCCCGTTCCAGCAGGGAGGAGGGGTTCCAGTGCAGGAACATGCCGAATTTGGCGTTGCGGAACCACTGGAGCTGTTCCTCGCTGGCCTTGAAGTCAAAGAGCTGGTTTACCGCTTCATTGATCAGGTCGCGGTCTTTCACGGGGGAGAATACGTCTTTTTCCGGCGTGAGGATCACCAGGCCTTCCGCCATGGGCTGCATGCGGAAGTTGTCCACCGGGGCGCGGTTTTCGTCGCCCAGCCAGAGGTTGAGCTTGAGCGCCCTGGCTACATTGCCCAGTTCGTAGGCCTTCTGGCCTCCGGCTTCCTCCATGATTTCATCCGGCAGTTCTTTCTTGAAGACGGCCTGGATGAAGGGCTGGTTCAGGTAGATTTTTCCGTTTTCACGGAAGGGGCGCAGGTTTTCCGGAATGGCTGTCCGTTCGTTGCGCACCATGGCGTAGGGGGAGGCGTGCAGATTGCCTGTTTCCACGGTGAAATAGACGGAGTCCTTGAGTTTTTCCTTCAGTTCTTGTTGAAGGTCCGCCACGTTTTCATGATAGGGTTTGCCGGAGTCAAAGCGGTTGGTGATGCCTTCCGCCTGTTCTTCCGTCATGACGGGGCCTATCCAGGCGCTCGCAATGGCATCCTTCGTCCCGGCTCCCACGATGATGCGGAAGTATTTTCCGGCGTCCTTGTCTGTCAGGGTGTAGGATTCCGCGTCCGCGCCCTGCCGGACGAGCACGGGTTTCCCGTTTCTGGAATCGCTCTTTTCCCAGCGGATGACGGGGGTGGGGGATTCATTTTCCGGGGCGGTGTAACGGCTTTCCAGCGTGGAGCCTGTGATTTCCTCCCCTTCAATGTAGGCTCTGGCATAGGGCGCCGTGTTCGCCGCCTGGGACGGCGCCGCAAACATGGCCGCCGCCAGCGCCAGAAGACAAAATAAGTGCTGCTTGAATCTGAACATGGCAAAAATGTTATTTTTTTGTATCCCGAGAACAAGATTCAAGTGCCGCGGCAGGGCAAAAGACCAGAAGCGCGGGTTTTGCGCACTTCCATTTCTTTAAGGTGAAGCCTTGCACGGAGAACGGAAACCTGACAGAATCCGCCCATGCGCCTGTTCATGATGTTCTGTGTGATGCTTCTGCTCGCCGGATGCGACACGCGCACCAGCGTGGAACGGGCGCAGGAGGAAGGCGTTCTGATTGTGGGCAATAATACGGAGCCGCAGAGTTTTGACCCCCACATCGCCACCTCCGTTTCCGATTTCAAGATCATCAATTCCGTGATGGAGGGACTGTTGCGGGGGGATTCCAGGGATGACGCCGTGTTCCATCCCGCCGTGGCGGAGTCCTGGACGCACAATCCGGAAGCGGACAGGTGGCGTTTTTCCCTGAGGAAGGATGCCGTGTGGAGCGACGGCGCGCCGCTGACGGCTCATGATTTCGTGTATGCCTACCACCGCCTGCTTCATCCAGAGTTTGGCGGACGGTATGCGGATATGCTTTATCCCCTGAAGAATGCGGAGGCTTACAACAGGAACCGCCGCAGCCTGGTTTTATGCGGCCCGGGTTCCCGGTTTGCCGCGGAAAACGGGTTGAGTGACGCGCTGCTGGACCGGGTGGACTGGCGCGGGCTGGATGCCTTGGGAGCCCCGGAGTGGGAGGAGCTGCAGCGCAACCCGTCCCGCATGGCATGGCCGGAGGGCATGCCGGAAGAGGCTGTGCGGAGGATGGCGGCCCTCATGCTGGAGGATGCCCGGTCCGGGCGCCCGGATTTATGGGATGCCGCCGGTGTGGGAGTCCGCGCCCTGGATGATCATACCCTGGAGCTGGCGATGCGCTCCCC containing:
- a CDS encoding metallophosphoesterase family protein: MKYLALFLIFLFQTVQGEEPAPWRIAIIGDTHDSPRRMEGSEGVAVNFIKTLYGEILKHQVDMVIQVGDMADIEGSAPVNGLAKRKELNKMLEEKGIPFYAVRGNHESIPLRAEQFRELFLPTRKQGARGLATRKLNYGIRHKNASLYFMDVDLAPDQMVDFSAWIKKNRSKANTVPRHCLVFTHRTLQTPMQFRECLWGRYNDSAAEQQNIFYRNLREAGVRFVVTGHLHAHDLYMITSPDGKNTLTSLICAPAGNKVLPAPFLLPARSRVKTLQYRSGITAYYILNIYPDSMTLDTYAAPNNGVTDEGPKSGEFKKLHSYGIPMN
- a CDS encoding DUF6056 family protein — its product is MPSPRTSRVWFWALVAAALLYVALVSWWSPLTSDTYHHALTGMEHRFSFSLVGERCAASYMTWNPRIGEYLAFAVATAGKWLFILVNPFIQAGMALMMFYLAAGRRVDPRSWPDVRLFGLGLLLLFTCTARPGVTIYWLSGATNYSWAAALWLGFLCLYRGLLEKREDGWKKWTAVLALGFLAGMTNENNIPGTWLLLGALFIFVRLVRKRKLPLWFYAGLAAQVAGSLCMLLAPGVSARMNSAAPGCAEPLSGVWDRLEAVPVLLLRMHEYLALPLLLGAAAAWILWKCFRRDRNSLRPWKTQIGAAAAYILTAYAMALSFAAAVVPADHAMFSATLLFGIGVLALLRAWYGIPCAMPRPRIFTAVFLVLSGLCVLSTLHDHLLLFRQHEKRVRLILEQKKAGVQEVVVPSLLPPSPWCSFIFWVDLSQNPDDYVNRGAAMYYGIKNIRTFDAVSDGKSLP
- a CDS encoding thioredoxin family protein, with translation MIRQILPIVVAACVAPCFAAEGWITDMDAAKKQAAEQKKDLMIEFTGSDWCPPCMQLRANVFSKPDFQKEASKDFVLVELDYPRNKEQSKEMKAANDKLAQQYGVQGFPTIVYADASGKPFGGFVGGRSKEDVMKSMQDALKNKEALQAAEANVAKATTDEAKVAALMEVLKLAPQDYVDTFYGDVKAEIKKLDKDDKSGLKAADAHADQLKKEQKSVQDYLAGKLTDKTTPAEALQVVKAYPDRDKLLPETQQDLLMMEFGTYLNSTGDVDGAVLILDKVAELGPGSEAGQRAPRIKAGILANKDQIKAQIDAAKKAQSK
- a CDS encoding cell division protein FtsZ, which encodes MLDFSPQAPSGLSGKICLCGIGSAGTKVMEEVLLLAPQEVSVCAMNLDARLLNASAVPCKVHLGARLTRGLGSGGDASAGAQAACESESSILRALEGSALTVLAAGLGGGTGSGVAPEVARLAKEQGSYVVSVVIRPFRFEGKRRAAQADEALSRLALYSDMVLRFDNDAMESLIDPDRGVLEAFSVVNALIARAVLIVPSLLNSSGSLLRVGLDDLLRVAGTGKGICSFGVGEASADTSTADMLDQVRHSPLFLEKRLGEVDDVLVLVRGGSSLTLRRLEALAGGVAEILGNGVRLHIGASVAEQPEDRLSLTVLGVVPVEEPSGSPAPAPVLRQETAAPAVLVPEEEPFIGEGKTLIQPVAPSVASEPERRPEPEPPVAVPSVPPVARRDDRELEEELVPVRPVPDVEETPPESASVAEASGAAGEPEEELLPVPDIKALEEGTPPEEGEEERAGHGLFARVRPLILDGEDLDLPPALRKKKPDPS
- a CDS encoding saccharopine dehydrogenase family protein, yielding MNTVLIIGAGGVGHVVANKCAQLPEIFQNIHLASRTKSKCDAIADDVRARTGVSITTHAVDADDVPSTVALIREVKPQLLVNVALPYQDLTLMDACLETGVNYLDTANYEPRDVAKFEYSWQWAYQDKFRKAGLFALLGSGFDPGVTNVFTAWALKHHFDEIHTLDIIDVNGGNHGKAFATNFNPEINIREVTAPCRHWENGAFRETAPMSMHQSFTCPQEVGTYEIYRMYHEEMESLVKHIPTIRRAQFWMSFSPNYLKHLEVLQNVGMTRIDPVMYNGVEIIPLQFLKAVLPDPGDLGKTTKGKTCIGNVITGVKDGKFKAVYIYNICDHEKCFEEVGSQAISYTTGVPAMIGAEMILTGKWSGAGVFNMEQNDPDPFMDELNKRGLPWQCVELTEEQAKALQVH
- a CDS encoding alpha-L-fucosidase, with translation MFRFKQHLFCLLALAAAMFAAPSQAANTAPYARAYIEGEEITGSTLESRYTAPENESPTPVIRWEKSDSRNGKPVLVRQGADAESYTLTDKDAGKYFRIIVGAGTKDAIASAWIGPVMTEEQAEGITNRFDSGKPYHENVADLQQELKEKLKDSVYFTVETGNLHASPYAMVRNERTAIPENLRPFRENGKIYLNQPFIQAVFKKELPDEIMEEAGGQKAYELGNVARALKLNLWLGDENRAPVDNFRMQPMAEGLVILTPEKDVFSPVKDRDLINEAVNQLFDFKASEEQLQWFRNAKFGMFLHWNPSSLLEREISWERNAARPKDSASGHKNIVDFEYDSAYRNFNPVQYNPRKWMSIAKKSGMKYAVLTTKHHDGFSNFPSVYDTYTIAATPYKKDIVGQFAAAARAAGLKVGFYYSGRDWFNPCYLTSQHYRYLEYYFGQLSELLTRYGQVDVLWFDSLGNSSLNQWDPRTMVRRIKQYQPDILINNRMNGTRGGGNREDLLEELKGDFLTPECKLGPFNSKTPWESCMTVANIPGTRWTGNWSYTSKAKTVPLEKSIKFLINNTVKDGNLLYNIGPTPLGAFDPEQANIFLSMGKWIAPYREAIYNTRGGPYIEQPWGGSCYKTDASGKKTVYLHVSPLIAQDGKALKGSEPLFIKDLGDKFTKATVIVNGNGNGKAAKLEKQDGQYKITLPAGVTWDSLDTVIKLQ